From the genome of Streptomyces sp. NBC_00659, one region includes:
- a CDS encoding tyrosine-type recombinase/integrase → MVHVVRQVKLLRLHRPVFAPPKGGKERDVPLPESVGFALAKHLKRYPAVRITLPWKTLDGPPVTASLIFTGSMGLSLDRNRFGDREWRPALRAAGVETGRDNGMHALRRFYASVLMDAGESVKAVSEYLGHHDPGFMLRTCTHLMPSSGKRTRAAVDGVFTDEDSIHDGPDTAQEGA, encoded by the coding sequence GTGGTGCACGTCGTACGGCAGGTCAAGTTGCTGCGGCTGCATCGCCCGGTGTTCGCCCCGCCGAAGGGCGGCAAGGAACGTGACGTGCCTCTGCCGGAGTCTGTTGGCTTCGCGCTGGCCAAGCACCTCAAGCGGTACCCGGCAGTCAGGATCACGCTGCCGTGGAAGACCTTGGACGGTCCGCCCGTCACGGCATCGCTGATCTTCACGGGGTCCATGGGGCTATCGCTGGACCGGAATCGCTTCGGCGACCGTGAATGGCGGCCGGCGCTTCGGGCCGCGGGCGTGGAGACCGGGCGGGACAACGGCATGCACGCGCTGCGGCGCTTCTACGCCTCGGTGCTGATGGACGCGGGGGAGAGCGTCAAGGCTGTCAGTGAGTACCTGGGGCACCATGACCCCGGCTTCATGCTGCGGACGTGTACGCACCTGATGCCGTCGAGCGGGAAACGGACTCGGGCCGCCGTGGATGGCGTCTTCACGGATGAAGATTCCATTCACGACGGCCCGGACACGGCCCAGGAGGGCGCTTAG